The sequence CGGATAACGCCCGCCCCCTCCATAGGTGAAGCCTGCCGTATGACGCATGATATCGCGCACGGTCACGGGCCGCCCCGGCGCGCGCAGCAGCCCGTTGCCGTTTGCATCTTTGCCTTCATAGACCTGCAGCGCAGTATATTCGGGCAGATGGTCAGCCAGCGGATCGTCGAGGCCGAATTTGCCGTCCTCCCACAAAGTCATCAGCGCCACGCCGGTGACGGGTTTGGTCATGGAGAATATCTGCACCAGCGTATCGCGGGCGAAGGGCCTTGCCGCCTCGCGGTCAGCTTGACCCGCCGCCCCGAAATGCACCTCGCGTCCGTCCTTCCACACCAGCGCCGATGCGCCGACCGTGCGGCCATCCGCCACCATTCCCGCCAGCGCCGCATCAATGCGCGCGGCATCGAGAGTGACGCCTGATGCACTCTCGGAGGTAGCTGCATTGTAGTTATGCGTGACCTCACTCGTAACGCAGCCCGAAAGCCCCGCCACCAGTGCCAGCGCGAATGGAGCAAGCCGCATGCGCTTACATCGCGCCATAGAGTGCCACTTTCGCAGCATAGGCACGCTCGGCCTCTGCCTTTTCGTAAACCGGACTGTCGAGGACGGTCCAGCCGTGGTCCGCCGCATAGACCTCTACTTCGGCTGCGCGTCCCGCGGCCTTGGCAGCATCGCCGAAAGTGACTTTGGAAACGGGGTCCTTCGCGTCATCATTTTGCGCCACGGCAATCAGATAGGAAGCGGTCGCCGTGCCGAGCAACTTATGCGGGCTCATTTCAGAATCCGTGGCCAGACCGCCACCGTGGAAACTGGCTGCTGCCTTGACGCGGGTTGGTTCCGCCGCAGTGCTCCACACAGTGAAGGGGCCGCCCATGCAGTAGCCTTCTGTGCCGATGCCCTTGGCGGTATCGACGCTGTCTTGCGCATCCAGCCATGCCACTAGCGAATTGGTATCGCGCATGATCGCCTCGGCGTTCAACTTCTCGCGCCACGGCGTAACTTTGTCCCAGCCGCCATTCCCCGCAAAGTCAGCAAAGTCGGCGAACTGGGGTGCAGGAGCATCGCGGTAATATGGGTTTGCGATGAGCACAGTGTAGCCTTCTGCAGCGGTGCGGCGCGCCATCATCTTCTTGGCATCGCGCAGACTGGCAATATCGGGCCACAGGATCACGGCGGGGTGCTTGCCCGATGCAGGATGGATCAGCACTGCGTCCATTGTTCCGTCAGCTGTCGTGATACTGACCGGTGTTTCCGTCAGGCTTGCTTCGCCGCTTGCATCATCGGCAGAAGCGCTTTCCACCCCCGAACATGCCGCCAGCGTTGTCGCCGCACCCACCGCACCGATAGCTCCGAACTGGCGCCTGTTCACGTCACGCCAGCCGTTCGTCTTGCGGGTCATTTCTTCGAGATCAAACGTATCGCACATGGTCGTGGCTCCTGATGGGGGATGAGTTCTGCCGGCGAAGATAAACGCCAAGCGCCACGACGCAATGGACAATCTGCACGGTAAGTTGCAGACTGCATACTCAACCGGACGCACCAATAAGATGCGCCGATGGGAGAAGCAGCCTTGAACATCCGCGCCACCTTCGCCGCATTCGCCACCATCGCGCTCGCCGCCTGCGGATCGGAGGTGCCTGAACCATCACCGCTCGCCACCGAGGGCGTGACCGATGCGATGCTGGCCGCTGGCAATGGCGATGAATGGCTGACCTATGGCGGCGGATACGAAGAACAGCGGTTCAGCCCGCTCACGCAAATCTCCGCCGAAAATGTGAACGAACTAGGCCTCGCATGGTCCGCTGATCTCGATACCGCGCGCGGGCAGGAAGCCACACCGCTGATGTATGACGGCACCATCTATGTCTCCACCGCATGGAGCATGGTGAAGGCTTATGACGCCAAAACCGGCGCGCTAAAATGGTCCTATGACCCCGAGGTTCCGCGCGAAACTCTGGTCCGCGTCTGCTGCGATGCGGTCAATCGCGGCGTCGCGCTATATGGTGACAAGGTTTATGTCGCCGCGCTCGATGGCCGCCTGATCGCAGTCGACATGGCGACCGGCAAGGAAGTCTGGGCCAAGACCATTGTGCCTGATCAGGAAAGCTACGCCATCACCGGCGCGCCGCGCATCGCCAATGGCAAAGTGCTGATCGGCAGTGCAGGCGCAGAATACCGTGCGCGCGGTTCTATCGCCGCCTTCGATGCGCAGACCGGCGACGAGCTGTGGCGATTCCACACTGTGCCCGGCAATCCGGCGGACGGTTTCGAGAATGACGCGATGGAGAAAGCCGCCGAGACTTGGGCGGGTGACTGGTGGGAGTTTGGCGGCGGCGGCACCGTGTGGGATTCGATCACCTTCGATCCCGGCACGAACCTCGTTTACTTCGGCACCGGCAATGCCGAACCGTGGAACCCGAACACCAATGACCGCGGCCTTGGCGATGCGCTCTACACCTCCTCGATCGTCGCAGTGGATGCCGACACTGGCGAATACGTCTGGCATTTCCAAGAGACACCCGAAGATCGCTGGGACTTCGATTCCAACGCCCAGATTACAGTCGCCGACATTCAGGTGAAGAACGAGCAGCGCCGCGTGGTGATGCACGCCCCCAAGAACGGCTTCTTCTATGTGCTCGACGCCAAGACGGGCGAATTCCTGTCGGGTGAGAATTTCGTGCCGGTAAATTGGGCTAGCGGACTCAATCCCGAAACCGGCCGCCCCAACATTTTGCCCGAGGCGCGCTATGAGCTGACCGGCGAAGTCTTCCTTGGCACGCCGGGCCTCTATGGCGGCCACACATGGCACCCGATGAGCTTCAGCCCCGCAACCGGCCTCTTGTATATTCCGATCAACAACACGCTGATGCCCTATCTGGCAGACGAGGAATTCGAAGGCACGGAAATGGGCATGCAGCTGGGCATCGATGTCGCCACGGTCGCTATGCCCGCCGATAAAGCCGCACGTCAGGCGGCACTGGATGCGACCACAGGCGCGCTGCTGGCTTGGGACCCTGTGACCCAGAAAGAGGCATGGCGCGTACCCTATCCCGGCCCGTCGAATGGCGGCACGCTGGCAACCGCCGGCAATCTGGTTTTCCAAGGCACAGCGGGCGGCGAATTCCGCGCATACTCTGCCGATACCGGCAAACAGCTGTGGTCCTTTCCCGCGCAAACCGGGATCATCGCTGCACCGATGAGCTACAGCATCGGCGGCGAGCAATATGTCGCGATCCTCGCCGGATGGGGCGGATTGTGGGATTTGAATTCAGGCTTGCTGTCGGACAAGTCAGGCCGCGCGCCCAATATCAGCCGGCTGTTGGTGTTCAAGCTAGGCGCGGATGGCACATTGCCTCCGCCTCCGCCGCTAAGCGAGCTGGTGCTTGACCCGCCAGCCTTCAAAGGCACCGCCGAACAGGTCGCTCTTGGCGGAAAGCTGTACGCCCAAAACTGCTCCAGCTGCCACGGTGATGCTGCTATCGGCGGCCGGCTCAACCCCGATCTACGCCATTCTGGCACCATCGGGCGCGAGGAAGCGATCCGCGCAATCGTGATCGACGGCGCGTTGAAACATAACGGCATGGTGTCTTTCGAACGCAACGTTGATGCCGCTGATGCCGAGGCCATCCGCCAATATCTCATCAGGCGAGCAAATGAAGACAAGGCACTGGAACTGGCCTCCAGATAGCGCGTTTGAGACTACAGAAACCGTGCTTACCTAGGCGCATAACGCGTGGTAGGTTTCACACCGAAACGAATCGCGCTCTCAACCGCGCACTAACGATTATTGGAGACTTCCATGCCCACTCAGTACCGCAATCTCATTGACGGCGAACTCGTCGAAACCGCAGGCACTATGGAAGTTCTCAACCCGGCAACCGAACAGGTCATCGGCCTGGTCCCATCATGCGGTGCGGACGAGCTCGACCGCGCTGTTGCTGCAGCACGCAAGGCGTTCAAGACATGGTCCAAGACCCCCATCGATGATCGCCGCGCCGTGATCAAAGCGATGTCTGGCGCGATCAAAGAAAATGCCGACGAGCTGTTCCGCCTGCTGACCAGCGAGCAGGGCAAGCCGCATGATCAGGCCAAGGGCGAGATTTACGGCGCAGCGGGCATGATGGCGGCGCAGTCGACGCTCAGCCTCGACGATGTGATCAATGAAGACAGCGACACGCGCCTCAGCCGCACGCGCCGCGTTCCCGTGGGCGTGGTCGGCGGCATCGTGCCGTGGAACTTCCCCGTAATGATGGCGATGCAGAAGATCGCGCCTGCCATGCTCAGCGGTTGCACCATCGTGCTCAAGCCCTCGCCCTTCACCCCGCTCGCGACGCTGCGCATTGCCGAGCTGATCAAGGACATCGTGCCCGCTGGCGTCGTCAATATCATCACCGGCGAAGATTCGCTCGGCCCGCTGATTACCGAACATGCGGATATCGACAAGATCACTTTCACCGGCTCCACCGCGAC comes from Altererythrobacter sp. ZODW24 and encodes:
- a CDS encoding dienelactone hydrolase family protein, coding for MCDTFDLEEMTRKTNGWRDVNRRQFGAIGAVGAATTLAACSGVESASADDASGEASLTETPVSITTADGTMDAVLIHPASGKHPAVILWPDIASLRDAKKMMARRTAAEGYTVLIANPYYRDAPAPQFADFADFAGNGGWDKVTPWREKLNAEAIMRDTNSLVAWLDAQDSVDTAKGIGTEGYCMGGPFTVWSTAAEPTRVKAAASFHGGGLATDSEMSPHKLLGTATASYLIAVAQNDDAKDPVSKVTFGDAAKAAGRAAEVEVYAADHGWTVLDSPVYEKAEAERAYAAKVALYGAM
- a CDS encoding PQQ-dependent dehydrogenase, methanol/ethanol family; translation: MGEAALNIRATFAAFATIALAACGSEVPEPSPLATEGVTDAMLAAGNGDEWLTYGGGYEEQRFSPLTQISAENVNELGLAWSADLDTARGQEATPLMYDGTIYVSTAWSMVKAYDAKTGALKWSYDPEVPRETLVRVCCDAVNRGVALYGDKVYVAALDGRLIAVDMATGKEVWAKTIVPDQESYAITGAPRIANGKVLIGSAGAEYRARGSIAAFDAQTGDELWRFHTVPGNPADGFENDAMEKAAETWAGDWWEFGGGGTVWDSITFDPGTNLVYFGTGNAEPWNPNTNDRGLGDALYTSSIVAVDADTGEYVWHFQETPEDRWDFDSNAQITVADIQVKNEQRRVVMHAPKNGFFYVLDAKTGEFLSGENFVPVNWASGLNPETGRPNILPEARYELTGEVFLGTPGLYGGHTWHPMSFSPATGLLYIPINNTLMPYLADEEFEGTEMGMQLGIDVATVAMPADKAARQAALDATTGALLAWDPVTQKEAWRVPYPGPSNGGTLATAGNLVFQGTAGGEFRAYSADTGKQLWSFPAQTGIIAAPMSYSIGGEQYVAILAGWGGLWDLNSGLLSDKSGRAPNISRLLVFKLGADGTLPPPPPLSELVLDPPAFKGTAEQVALGGKLYAQNCSSCHGDAAIGGRLNPDLRHSGTIGREEAIRAIVIDGALKHNGMVSFERNVDAADAEAIRQYLIRRANEDKALELASR